A window of the Gossypium arboreum isolate Shixiya-1 chromosome 2, ASM2569848v2, whole genome shotgun sequence genome harbors these coding sequences:
- the LOC108462964 gene encoding trihelix transcription factor DF1 produces MLGGGGTTASVSSVGGRNGRNEAAAAVAVFDTNDGNNNNTGEDDRSKVDEGDRSFGGNRWPRQETLALLKIRSDMDLTFREASVKGPLWEEVSRKLAELGYHRSAKKCKEKFENVYKYHKRTKDGRSGKADGKTYRFCDQLEAFQNQPSIQWPPRPPMTAAATINQSISAVQMSNSISSSTSSDLELQGRKKRKRKWMDFFERLMKEVIQKQQVMQKTFLEAIEKHERERIVRDEAWKVQEMSRLNTEREILAQERSIAAAKDAAIMAFLQKLSEKQNLGQSQNGPLPPPAVVPAAVAPPPDNGNQIQTHTSSSSRWPKVEIEALIKIRTSLDSKYQDNSPKGPLWEEISNEMKKLGYNRNAKRCKEKWENINKYFKKVKESNKRRPVDSKTCPYFHLLDVLYREKNKHDCSSKSNPLMVRPEKQWPPPLEPHQQHHDTIMEDMMESDQNDDEEEDEGGSYELVASKPVSMGTAEGCQKETTEISFAHMIVR; encoded by the exons ATGCTGGGTGGTGGTGGCACAACTGCTAGTGTTAGCAGCGTCGGTGGTCGTAATGGAAGAAATGAAGCTGCTGCTGCTGTTGCTGTGTTTGATACCAACGACGGCAATAATAACAATACCGGTGAAGATGATAGAAGCAAAGTTGATGAAGGTGACCGTTCTTTTGGAGGTAACCGATGGCCGAGGCAAGAGACTTTGGCACTTTTGAAAATAAGGTCTGATATGGATCTTACTTTTCGTGAAGCTAGCGTTAAGGGTCCATTATGGGAAGAGGTTTCAAG GAAACTAGCAGAGCTTGGTTATCATCGAAGTGCCAAGAAATGCAAGGAGAAATTCGAGAATGTTTACAAGTACCATAAGAGAACTAAAGATGGACGAAGTGGTAAGGCCGATGGTAAGACTTATCGGTTTTGTGATCAGTTAGAAGCTTTTCAAAATCAGCCTTCCATTCAATGGCCACCACGACCGCCAATGACAGCAGCAGCTACTATAAATCAGTCCATTTCGGCAGTTCAAATGTCGAATTCTATTTCTTCGTCGACTTCATCTGATTTAGAATTACAAGGTCGTaagaagaggaaaagaaaatggATGGATTTTTTCGAGAGGTTAATGAAAGAGGTGATTCAGAAGCAACAAGTGATGCAGAAGACATTCTTGGAAGCAATTGAGAAACATGAGCGTGAAAGAATTGTCCGTGATGAAGCTTGGAAGGTACAAGAAATGTCAAGATTAAATACAGAAAGAGAGATATTAGCCCAAGAAAGATCAATAGCAGCAGCCAAAGATGCAGCTATAATGGCCTTTTTGCAGAAATTATCCGAGAAACAAAACCTGGGGCAGTCACAAAATGGTCCACTACCGCCACCGGCAGTGGTTCCTGCGGCGGTTGCTCCACCACCGGATAATGGGAATCAAATTCAAACCCATACATCAAGTTCATCAAGATGGCCTAAAGTTGAAATCGAAGCATTGATTAAGATAAGAACTAGCCTTGATTCTAAATACCAAGACAATAGTCCTAAAGGACCATTATGGGAGGAGATATCAAACGAAATGAAAAAGCTTGGTTACAATCGGAACGCcaaaagatgcaaagagaaaTGGGAGAACATAAATAAGTATTTCAAGAAGGTGAAAGAAAGCAACAAGCGAAGGCCGGTTGATTCAAAAACATGTCCCTACTTTCACCTACTTGATGTTTTATATAGAGAAAAGAACAAACATGACTGTTCTTCCAAATCCAACCCCTTGATGGTACGCCCAGAGAAGCAATGGCCACCTCCTTTAGAGCCCCATCAACAACACCATGATACTATAATGGAAGACATGATGGAAAGTGATCAAAACGAtgatgaggaagaagatgaagggGGTAGCTATGAACTTGTAGCTAGCAAACCAGTTTCGATGGGCACAGCTGAGGGATGTCAGAAGGAAACCACTGAAATTTCATTTGCCCACATGATAGTCAGATAA